From a single Centropristis striata isolate RG_2023a ecotype Rhode Island chromosome 14, C.striata_1.0, whole genome shotgun sequence genomic region:
- the LOC131984827 gene encoding zinc finger protein OZF-like, with amino-acid sequence MSKVQTVRALVEQRLTAAAEEIFGLFERTIAEYEEQLCRSKEKNERQQKLLDAVFNPQIQLNRADIQQLLVVKEEIPSEQQERSSTLDQEDPEPPHIKEEQEKPWTSQQGEQLQWLEEADITKVTSTPVPVKSEEDEEKPQSSQLHQTQTEQLKTETDGEDCGEPEPDRNSDPDPHLQPDTNQQPGDSSEPETDDSADWTETEEHQSGLNCLKKDGGPVADSRLRAGKKSFSCSLCNKSFTERGSLKRHMSCHTGEKPFSCSVCGKSVSRSAYLKQHMRFHTGEKPFICSVCGKGFSSGKDMTRHMRVHTGEKPFSCSVCGKSFSMPQNLKAHMRVHTGEKPFSCSVCGKGFSSGKDMTRHMRVHTGEKPFSCSVCGKSFSMPQNLKAHMRVHTGEKPFICSVCGKGFGSSQNLKKHMRVHTGEKPFSCSVCGKGFSKSASLKPHMKVHTGEKPFICSVCGKGSSSRKDMMRHMRVHTGEKPYSCSVCEKSYKGSHNLKRHMRHHKGEKPFSSSASSQQSRGRDAKRI; translated from the exons atgtctaaagtccaaacggtgagagcgctggtggagcagcgactgactgcggctgctgaagagatatttgggctgtttgaaagaacgatagcagagtacgaggagcaactttgtcgttcaaaagagaagaacgagcgacaacagaaactactggacgctgttttcAACCCTCAGATTCAGCtgaacagagcag ACATCCAGCAGCTGCTGGTGGTTAAAGAGGAGattccctctgagcagcaggagaggagctccACTCTAGACCAGGAGGACCCAGagcccccacacattaaagaggaacaggagaaaCCTTGGACCAGTcagcagggagagcagcttcaatggctggaggaggctgatatcaccaAGGTTACATccactcctgtccctgtgaagagtgaagaagatgaagagaaacctcagtcctcacagcttcatcaaacacaaactgaacagtTGAAAACAGAaactgatggagaggactgtggagaaccagaaccagacaggaactctgatccAGATCCACATTTACAACCTGATACAAATCAACAGCCGGGagactcttctgaacctgagactgatgacagtgctGATTGGACGGAGACCGAAGAACATCAGTCAGGTTTaaactgtttgaaaaaagatggcGGCCCTGTCGCAGATTCCAGATTGAGGGCTGGAAAGAAATCTTTCAGCTGCTCATTGTGTAATAAATCTTTCACAGAGAGGGGGAGTTTAAAGCGACACATGAGTtgccacacaggagagaaacctttcagctgctcagtgtgtggtaaaAGTGTTAGTAGGAGTGCTTATCTGAAGCAACACATGAgatttcacacaggagagaaacctttcatcTGCTCAGTATGTGGTAAAGGTTTCAGTAGTGGTAAGGATATGACGCGACACATGagagttcacacaggagagaaacctttcagctgctcagtatGTGGTAAAAGTTTCAGTATGCCTCAGAATCTGAAGGCACACATGagagttcacacaggagagaaacctttcagctgctcagtgtgcgGTAAAGGTTTCAGTAGTGGTAAGGATATGACGCGACACATGagagttcacacaggagagaaacctttcagctgctcagtatGTGGTAAAAGTTTCAGTATGCCTCAGAATCTGAAGGCGCACATGagagttcacacaggagagaaacctttcatcTGCTCAGTATGTGGTAAAGGTTTCGGTAGTAGTCAGAATCTGAAGAAACACATGagagttcacacaggagagaaacctttcagctgctcagtgtgcgGTAAAGGTTTCAGTAAGAGTGCTTCTCTGAAGCCACACATGAaagttcacacaggagagaaacctttcattTGCTCAGTATGTGGTAAAGGTTCCAGTAGTCGTAAGGATATGATGCGACACATGagagttcacacaggagagaaaccttatagctgctcagtttgtgagAAATCTTACAAAGGTTCGCACAATTTAAAGAGACACATGAGACACCACaaaggagagaaacctttcagctccTCAGCCTCCAGTCAGCAGTCCAGAGGAAGAGATGCAAAGAGAatctga
- the LOC131984822 gene encoding gastrula zinc finger protein XlCGF57.1-like — MSKVQTVRALVEQRLTAAAEEIFGLFERTIAEYEEQLCRSKEKNERQQKLLDAVFNPQIQLHRADVQQLSVSEEEFPSEQQERSCSLDQDQEEPEPPHIKEVQEEPWSSQQGEQLQGLEEADITKFTFTPVPVKSEEDEEKPQSSQLHQTQTEQMETEADGEDCGGPEPDRNSDPDPHLQPEETREPQSGLNCLKKDRRPVRDSIFSADEKRFSCSESGKRFGYKSHLKRHMRLHTGAKPFSCSVCTKTFTQSGALKSHMRLLTGERPFSCSVCKKTFTQSGHLKSHMSFHTGERPFSCSVCKKTFTRSGILKSHMRLHTGERPFSCSVCTKTFTQSGALKSHMRLHTGERPFSCSVCKKTFTQSGHLKSHMSFHTGERPFSCSVCKKTFTRSGILKSHMRVHTGERPFSCSVCKKTFTQSGHLKSHMSFHTGERPFSCSVCKKTFPLSGTLKSHMRLHTGERPFSCSVCKKTFTRSGILKSHMRVHTGERPFSCSVCKKTFTLSGHLKSHMRLHTGERPFSCSVCKKTFTQSGTLKEHMRVHTGERPFSCSVCKKTFTLSGALKSHMRLHTGERPFSCSVCKKTFTRRGHLKRHMRVHT, encoded by the exons atgtctaaagtccaaacggtgagagcgctggtggagcagcgactgactgcggctgctgaagagatatttgggctgtttgaaagaacgatagcagagtacgaggagcaactttgtcgttcaaaagagaagaacgagcgacagcagaaactactggacgctgttttcaaccctcagattcagctacacagagcag atgtTCAGCAGCTGTCGGTGAGCGAAGAAGagtttccctctgagcagcaggagaggagctgcagtctggaccaagaccaggaggagccagagcccccacacattaaagaggtACAGGAGGAACCTTGGAGCAGTCAacagggagagcagcttcaggggctggaggaggctgatatcaccaagttcacattcactcctgtccctgtgaagagtgaagaagatgaagagaaacctcagtcctcacagcttcatcaaacacaaactgaacagatggaaacagaagctgatggagaggactgtggaggaccagaaccagacaggaactctgatccagatccacatttacaacctgaggagaccagagaacctcagtcaggtttgaactgtttgaaaaaagatcGGCGCCCAGTCAGAGATTCCATATTTAGTGCTGATGAGAAACGATTTAGCTGCTCTGAGAGTGGGAAGAGATTTGGCTACAAGAGCCATTtgaagagacacatgagactccacacaggagcgaaacctttcagctgctcagtttgtacgAAAACGTTTACACAGAGTGGagctttaaagtcacacatgagactcctcacaggagagagacctttcagctgctcagtttgtaagaaaacttttacacagagtggaCATTTAAAGTCACATATGAGcttccacacaggagagagacctttcagctgctcagtttgtaagaaaacttttacacggaGTGGaattttaaagtcacacatgagactccacacaggagagagacctttcagctgctcagtttgtacgAAAACGTTTACACAGAGTGGagctttaaagtcacacatgagactccacacaggagagagacctttcagctgctcagtttgtaagaaaacttttacacagagtggaCATTTAAAGTCACATATGAGcttccacacaggagagagacctttcagctgctcagtttgtaagaaaacttttacacggaGTGGaattttaaagtcacacatgagagtccacacaggagagagacctttcagctgctcagtttgtaagaaaacttttacacagagtggaCATTTAAAGTCACATATGAGcttccacacaggagagagacctttcagctgctcagtttgtaagaaaacttttccactgagtggaactttaaagtcacacatgagactccacacaggagagagacctttcagctgctcagtttgtaagaaaacttttacacggaGTGGaattttaaagtcacacatgagagtccacacaggagagagacctttcagctgctcagtttgtaagaaaacttttacactgagtggacatttaaagtcacacatgagactccacacaggagagagacctttcagctgctcagtttgtaagaaaactttcaCACAGAGTGGAACGTTAAAGGAACACATGagagtccacacaggagagagacctttcagctgctcagtttgtaagaaaacttttacactgagtggagctttaaagtcacacatgagactccacacaggagagagacctttcagctgctcagtttgtaagaaaacttttacacggcGTGGACATTTAAAGAGACACATGAGAGTCCACACGtga